In Anaerolineales bacterium, one DNA window encodes the following:
- a CDS encoding IS5 family transposase (programmed frameshift), whose product MNYKTIAHLKGSDFKRLTGVPRETFEQMLTVIEKGLRDFGRPPKLSRADQLLMTLMYWREYRTEFHIAQSYGVSEATVCRTIRKVEEALVRSKKFRLPGKKALQASDTVFEVVLVDVSEQPVERPKKGQKRHYSGKKKRHTQKAQVMADRKSTQIITTAFSHGSKHDFQLFKDDACEFSEHLRILADAGYQGLMEFHQNSQTPFKKSKYHALTKREKQSNRSLARKRIVIEHIFRKLKVFRILSERYRNRRKRFALRFNLIAAIYNLELNSI is encoded by the exons ATGAACTATAAGACAATCGCACATCTCAAAGGTAGTGACTTCAAACGGCTAACTGGCGTCCCGCGCGAAACCTTCGAGCAGATGCTCACAGTCATTGAGAAAGGGCTGCGAGACTTCGGGAGACCGCCAAAACTGAGCCGAGCCGATCAGTTGTTGATGACCTTGATGTACTGGCGAGAATATCGCACAGAATTTCATATTGCGCAATCCTATGGTGTCAGTGAAGCAACCGTTTGCCGCACCATTCGCAAGGTAGAGGAGGCCTTAGTCCGTTCAAAAAAGTTTCGTTTGCCTGGCAAAAAGGCACTCCAAGCCAGTGACACGGTGTTCGAGGTAGTGCTGGTTGATGTCAGCGAACAGCCAGTGGAACGTCCAAAAAAAG GCCAAAAACGGCATTACAGTGGCAAAAAGAAGCGTCACACCCAAAAAGCGCAGGTGATGGCTGATCGAAAAAGTACCCAAATCATAACCACCGCCTTTAGTCATGGAAGCAAACACGACTTCCAACTGTTCAAAGACGATGCCTGTGAGTTCTCTGAACATCTGCGTATTCTGGCAGATGCGGGCTATCAAGGATTGATGGAGTTTCATCAGAACAGTCAAACACCCTTCAAGAAATCCAAATACCATGCTCTGACGAAACGAGAGAAACAGAGCAATCGAAGCTTGGCACGGAAACGGATTGTGATTGAGCATATATTCCGTAAGTTGAAAGTGTTTCGCATTTTGAGCGAGAGGTATCGCAATCGTAGAAAGAGATTTGCTTTGCGCTTCAACCTGATTGCTGCTATTTACAACCTTGAACTCAACTCAATTTGA
- a CDS encoding DUF115 domain-containing protein, with protein sequence MKRFTLHEMSIMRLFGGAVRRVRDLSHSVAWNNPFIANRNRKYLSNYSDVHTAQRCFILANGPSLSRMDLSPLRNEITFGLNRIYLLFDRLEFLPTYYVCVNELVLAQFSREISGLSMPKFLNWGSRHVFDLNDPSVGFVRLLLTLRDGFQSDIRKPLYSGGTVTYVALQIAYSMGFSEVILVGLDHSFQDKGVPNATVTQKSDVDNNHFHPDYFPKGVKWQLPDLRRSELAYKIADNFYRANGRLVRDATLGGKCPVFQRVEYDKLF encoded by the coding sequence ATGAAGAGATTTACACTACATGAAATGTCAATAATGCGATTGTTTGGCGGGGCTGTTCGCCGTGTTCGTGATTTGTCCCATTCAGTCGCATGGAATAATCCTTTTATTGCTAATCGCAATCGGAAATACCTGTCCAATTACTCTGATGTTCACACTGCGCAGCGGTGTTTTATCCTTGCGAATGGACCCAGCCTGTCACGCATGGATCTTTCTCCATTAAGGAATGAAATTACCTTTGGGCTTAATAGAATTTATCTTTTGTTCGACAGGCTGGAATTTCTGCCAACCTATTACGTATGTGTCAATGAACTTGTTCTTGCTCAGTTTTCAAGGGAGATATCGGGTTTGTCTATGCCGAAATTTCTAAACTGGGGCAGCAGGCATGTGTTTGATCTAAACGACCCGAGTGTGGGCTTTGTGCGTTTGTTACTCACCCTGCGTGATGGATTTCAATCAGATATCAGGAAACCACTATATTCTGGAGGAACAGTGACTTACGTGGCACTCCAGATCGCCTATTCGATGGGCTTTTCCGAAGTCATTCTTGTTGGTCTGGACCATTCTTTCCAAGACAAGGGCGTCCCAAACGCGACTGTAACTCAAAAAAGCGATGTAGACAATAATCACTTTCATCCCGACTATTTTCCGAAGGGGGTAAAATGGCAGTTGCCTGATTTAAGGCGCTCCGAACTTGCCTATAAAATTGCAGACAACTTTTACAGAGCGAATGGCAGGCTTGTTAGGGATGCAACCTTGGGGGGGAAATGTCCGGTATTTCAACGCGTGGAGTATGATAAACTTTTTTAA
- a CDS encoding O-antigen ligase family protein, giving the protein MKVKFRSVVTKPQLLIFDFLWLLTVLVYWKLLRGVGLELYWLFQVILLSIFLVGFFFRLSLNSSCIFPSIWSGSSLDLHYLGTVVFGSIWLIAFVRRIIGDLLQFDLFNALVALCNLIFWLVYATYLFMVIQNQRGSRNSMGYVLLFVFWGFGFYVGLNLLAFSVGVMPDSSIYLTSYPSQLLSMLGSQGNRILFPLADGINSFGVSAGAVLVLFIPILFSTKDTLIKLTSMFFSLSSIAVMVMTDSRGAILFAWIAGFLYLLPGRISKHLIWLSVFVSFLPLLVALFFPALLNFEYGFTRPPGNLTEKQRMVLEEEFCADKVKPLAGPLSNRPIIWAVALDEFKHPRFVHLVGYGYRGQVDAGISEDLSCIFLSFVYRRFASSHNIWLQIITEIGYIGVIGTLFLFYKTAGRLYTLIEKDNSGFYKGMRLALIYIVFAGTLESILSPDYYIPFAMFLAINIMTLLSANDIES; this is encoded by the coding sequence ATGAAAGTAAAATTCAGATCTGTTGTTACTAAACCGCAACTATTGATCTTTGATTTTTTATGGCTTTTGACCGTCCTGGTGTATTGGAAACTGCTCCGGGGTGTTGGTTTGGAGCTCTATTGGTTATTTCAAGTTATCTTGCTGTCTATTTTTTTGGTTGGTTTCTTTTTTCGATTGTCCCTAAATTCCTCCTGTATATTTCCGTCAATTTGGTCGGGATCTAGTTTAGATTTACACTACCTTGGGACCGTGGTGTTTGGATCAATCTGGTTGATCGCCTTCGTACGGAGAATAATCGGAGATCTACTGCAATTTGACTTGTTTAATGCCCTGGTTGCCCTCTGTAACCTGATTTTTTGGCTAGTCTATGCAACCTATCTCTTCATGGTAATTCAAAATCAGAGGGGTAGTCGGAACTCGATGGGATATGTATTATTATTCGTTTTTTGGGGGTTCGGTTTTTACGTGGGATTAAACCTGCTTGCTTTTTCGGTTGGGGTGATGCCTGATTCCAGTATCTATCTCACGTCATATCCATCACAATTATTATCCATGCTTGGCAGCCAAGGGAATCGTATACTGTTTCCCTTGGCTGACGGAATAAATTCATTCGGGGTTTCAGCCGGCGCCGTCTTAGTGCTTTTCATTCCCATACTTTTCTCTACCAAGGATACTTTAATCAAATTAACGAGTATGTTCTTTTCCCTATCTTCCATTGCGGTAATGGTGATGACGGATTCCCGCGGGGCGATTCTCTTTGCCTGGATTGCTGGTTTTCTGTACCTTCTGCCGGGGAGAATTTCGAAGCATCTTATCTGGTTATCTGTGTTCGTATCATTTCTTCCTTTGCTGGTAGCGCTATTTTTTCCAGCTCTACTTAACTTTGAGTATGGATTTACCCGCCCACCCGGAAATTTGACGGAAAAACAGCGCATGGTTTTGGAGGAAGAATTTTGCGCCGATAAGGTTAAACCATTGGCCGGGCCATTGAGCAACCGTCCAATAATTTGGGCAGTTGCTCTAGACGAATTCAAACACCCGAGATTCGTGCATTTGGTGGGTTATGGATACCGTGGCCAAGTAGATGCAGGAATCTCGGAAGACCTCTCGTGTATATTTCTAAGTTTTGTATACAGGCGGTTTGCGTCCTCTCATAACATATGGCTGCAAATTATTACTGAAATAGGTTATATCGGGGTAATAGGGACACTTTTCCTATTCTACAAAACCGCCGGAAGGTTATATACCCTGATTGAAAAAGATAACTCTGGTTTTTATAAGGGAATGAGGCTGGCATTGATATACATTGTTTTTGCGGGCACGCTTGAATCGATTCTATCCCCGGATTACTACATACCTTTTGCCATGTTCCTCGCAATAAACATTATGACCCTTTTATCAGCCAATGATATTGAATCTTAA
- a CDS encoding WecB/TagA/CpsF family glycosyltransferase has translation MNLKINKVTSGEFVAQVVDWAQAGGSYYACFANVHVLMEAYDSSDFSKIINGADLVLPDGMPLVWMMRLKGARSQQRVYGPTLMLQVLESAARENIPVGFYGGTPEVLNALVVRMKARCTGLDVVYSYSPPFRELSQREEDEIVLSIDQSGARILFIGLGCPRQEIWMARHRGRINAVMLGVGAAFDFHSGFKPQAPLWTQNIGLEWLFRLLTEPRRLWRRYLYHNSRFIFLAIADLLGFLR, from the coding sequence TTGAATCTTAAGATAAACAAAGTAACATCCGGTGAGTTTGTTGCACAGGTCGTAGATTGGGCGCAGGCAGGAGGAAGTTATTACGCCTGCTTCGCCAATGTCCATGTGCTTATGGAAGCATATGACTCGTCCGATTTTTCAAAAATAATAAATGGCGCTGACTTGGTCCTTCCCGACGGCATGCCCCTCGTCTGGATGATGCGCCTTAAAGGCGCAAGGAGCCAACAGCGGGTATATGGACCAACCCTGATGCTGCAAGTATTGGAGTCCGCTGCGCGGGAGAACATCCCTGTCGGTTTTTATGGAGGAACGCCTGAAGTACTGAATGCTCTTGTGGTGCGGATGAAGGCGCGTTGCACGGGCTTGGACGTCGTGTATTCATATAGCCCGCCGTTTCGGGAATTAAGTCAGCGGGAGGAGGATGAAATTGTGCTGAGCATCGATCAATCCGGCGCGCGGATATTGTTTATAGGGCTTGGCTGTCCCAGGCAGGAAATCTGGATGGCAAGGCATCGTGGACGGATCAATGCGGTCATGCTCGGCGTTGGCGCGGCATTTGATTTTCATTCCGGATTCAAACCACAGGCTCCTTTATGGACACAGAACATCGGCTTGGAATGGTTGTTCCGGCTTTTGACCGAGCCACGCAGACTGTGGAGACGTTACCTTTATCACAACTCGCGTTTTATATTCCTTGCAATTGCCGATCTGTTGGGATTTCTTCGTTAG
- a CDS encoding sugar transferase, translating to MLRRFSVNFALLSMLLDGLLVALSLWLATALRPQLSRFPGIELVSSPVATPAPLYVIFPLIWILIYSALSIYDGRKYIRVVDEFAALSLAMLIASVSAAGVLYFSYRQVSRALVLFFIVLVYILGLLWRAFVRLYFRTQNNFPDRLRRVLVVGAGSLGQRVREQMLDSELPNLEFIGFTDHGGQLKTKPLSLLGTNDGIDAIVQDHKISDVVIALPHSEYHQMSDIVQKLERVPVQVWVALGFFDLALYKTAIEDFAGIPMLDLRASAIDDYQRMMKRTFDFSIGLAALIPALPLMAFSALVIYVEGGSPILFRQQRVGENGRLFEMLKFRTMVRNAEQLKSQVEKRDADGNILHKSKEDPRVTRVGRFLRRFSLDELPQIFNVLRGDMSLVGPRPELPYLVEKYQPWQRKRFAIPPGITGWWQVSGRSDKPMHLHTEDDMYYIQNYSIFLDIQILLRTVWVVLMGKGSY from the coding sequence ATGCTCAGACGCTTTTCGGTCAACTTCGCGCTCCTGTCCATGCTGCTGGATGGACTCCTGGTTGCACTCTCCCTGTGGCTCGCCACAGCGTTGCGCCCACAGTTAAGTCGATTTCCCGGAATTGAACTTGTTTCGTCACCTGTGGCCACGCCTGCCCCGCTCTATGTCATATTTCCATTGATTTGGATTCTCATATATTCAGCCCTCTCCATCTATGACGGCAGAAAATACATACGGGTCGTGGATGAATTTGCCGCGTTATCACTGGCGATGTTGATTGCATCTGTTTCCGCAGCGGGTGTTTTGTATTTTTCGTATCGACAGGTGTCCCGCGCGCTTGTCCTGTTCTTTATTGTCCTTGTGTACATCCTTGGTTTGTTGTGGCGCGCCTTTGTCCGTCTCTACTTCCGCACCCAGAATAATTTCCCCGACCGTCTTCGCCGTGTTCTGGTGGTGGGCGCCGGTTCGCTGGGGCAAAGGGTCCGCGAGCAAATGCTTGACTCTGAGCTTCCCAACCTGGAGTTTATTGGCTTTACGGATCACGGCGGGCAATTAAAAACAAAACCGCTTTCCTTATTGGGCACAAACGATGGGATTGACGCGATTGTTCAAGACCATAAGATATCCGATGTCGTGATCGCCCTGCCGCATTCGGAATACCACCAAATGAGTGACATTGTCCAAAAACTTGAACGCGTCCCTGTGCAGGTGTGGGTGGCGCTCGGCTTTTTTGACCTTGCATTATATAAGACGGCCATCGAAGATTTTGCGGGCATCCCCATGCTGGATCTGAGGGCTTCCGCCATTGACGATTATCAGCGGATGATGAAGCGTACCTTTGACTTTTCCATCGGTCTTGCCGCGTTGATACCCGCCCTGCCGCTCATGGCTTTCTCTGCGCTGGTCATCTATGTTGAAGGCGGTTCCCCGATATTATTTCGGCAGCAACGTGTTGGTGAAAATGGACGCCTGTTCGAAATGCTCAAATTCAGGACCATGGTCAGAAATGCCGAGCAGTTGAAAAGCCAGGTGGAGAAGCGGGATGCAGACGGGAACATCCTGCATAAATCAAAGGAAGATCCGCGCGTCACGCGCGTTGGGCGATTCCTGCGCCGCTTTAGTTTGGATGAGCTGCCGCAAATATTCAATGTTTTACGCGGCGATATGAGTCTCGTCGGGCCGCGCCCCGAACTTCCGTATTTGGTTGAAAAGTATCAACCCTGGCAAAGAAAGCGTTTTGCGATCCCGCCGGGCATTACCGGCTGGTGGCAGGTGAGCGGACGAAGCGACAAACCCATGCACCTGCATACAGAGGACGACATGTATTATATTCAGAACTACTCGATATTTTTGGACATCCAGATCCTGTTGCGGACGGTTTGGGTGGTACTGATGGGGAAGGGATCCTACTAG
- a CDS encoding O-antigen ligase family protein, translating into MYELSFLFFSTFAAAYFALHYRLLGVINILTWTAVAATVAGFALALFTPYGVMPNQPFTGSWDGMFWHRNHAGSLMAFFNMLFLVRLLMDKQGFPRRLFFGLFYVLTAIHVFKSRSAAGILVFIFLNFSTLIAFGWISFREKLKPWHYYSFFFTVFSGFMIFVANLGFFFGLLGRSSTMTGRTPLWEDLLVNVFPARPILGHGFGAIWMQESFRVFMQNRQGWGHPIYFADNGFLDILLNLGVVGLISFLIMFGFAGLRALKHLRSTRSWMYILMVLALLYVFAGNLAYSFLMEVDYFVWMVFVMVYILVSRPFDGDAVTVQ; encoded by the coding sequence TTGTACGAACTTTCCTTCCTCTTCTTTTCCACCTTTGCGGCTGCCTACTTTGCCCTCCACTACCGGCTATTAGGGGTGATCAATATTTTGACCTGGACTGCGGTAGCTGCCACAGTGGCTGGTTTTGCGCTTGCGCTATTTACTCCATATGGCGTGATGCCGAATCAACCGTTTACAGGTTCATGGGATGGCATGTTCTGGCATCGAAACCATGCAGGCAGTTTGATGGCTTTTTTTAATATGTTATTCCTTGTGCGCTTGCTAATGGATAAACAAGGATTTCCCCGTAGACTATTTTTTGGATTATTCTATGTTTTAACCGCAATCCACGTGTTCAAAAGCCGCTCTGCCGCTGGAATACTGGTTTTTATTTTTCTGAATTTCTCGACCTTGATTGCCTTTGGATGGATTTCCTTTCGTGAGAAGTTAAAACCATGGCATTATTATTCATTTTTCTTTACAGTATTTTCGGGGTTTATGATTTTTGTTGCAAACCTGGGTTTCTTCTTTGGGCTTTTGGGACGGTCGTCCACCATGACAGGGCGGACACCGCTTTGGGAAGATCTCCTTGTTAATGTTTTTCCTGCAAGACCGATCCTTGGGCACGGCTTCGGTGCAATATGGATGCAGGAGAGTTTTCGGGTTTTCATGCAGAACCGGCAGGGTTGGGGTCACCCGATATATTTCGCCGATAATGGTTTTCTTGACATTCTTTTGAATTTGGGTGTGGTGGGTCTGATTTCATTTTTGATCATGTTTGGTTTTGCAGGTTTACGCGCGTTGAAGCACTTGCGTTCAACGCGGTCATGGATGTACATCTTGATGGTCCTTGCCTTATTGTATGTTTTTGCAGGGAATTTGGCGTACAGTTTCTTAATGGAAGTGGATTACTTTGTGTGGATGGTGTTCGTCATGGTTTATATTCTTGTATCAAGACCGTTTGACGGCGATGCGGTCACTGTGCAATAA
- a CDS encoding glycosyltransferase family 87 protein: MLKTKKWFTIVGSIMAAAWMLFSISFNFNVVSSSRNELADFGSFIASGIELKAGNNPYGTSSPLIFEAYFPRVQSGGKLPNLNPPITLLVFESLADSDPLRAINLWRILSSLVYAISVLVLSNQYKPSALRILWAFSLAGFWHTTGLGQIYTPLLLLVSLIWINSLRKNQLYAGIFLGLLISIKPNFAIWLLLLAIAGNWAALKASVATIAITGLIPLTRMPPTVYLQWLEAANVDNKILSMPGNSSLIGLTSRIGHPEIGMGLAVLLILITIFLIHRARINKQEIPSEVVNSAGVLLCLLASPISWAGYTILALPIFFSLKKWGLSTSIAAAMLTVPFNFIMHFYYLGSINFIFWGWWYGLALTICMTYVLQGLLHSDRIAVKRS, translated from the coding sequence ATGCTTAAAACAAAAAAGTGGTTCACGATTGTTGGATCTATAATGGCGGCCGCCTGGATGCTTTTTTCAATCTCATTTAATTTCAATGTGGTCTCCTCCTCCCGTAACGAACTGGCGGACTTCGGGTCATTTATCGCATCGGGCATTGAATTAAAAGCGGGGAATAATCCATACGGCACTTCCTCCCCACTGATTTTCGAAGCCTACTTCCCTCGTGTGCAAAGCGGCGGAAAACTACCCAACTTAAACCCGCCCATAACCCTGTTGGTATTTGAATCACTGGCCGACAGCGATCCGCTCCGGGCAATCAATCTATGGAGAATATTATCATCGCTTGTCTACGCCATATCAGTGCTGGTATTGTCAAACCAATACAAACCGTCTGCCCTGCGCATCCTCTGGGCATTTTCGCTTGCGGGTTTTTGGCATACGACAGGGTTGGGACAAATATACACCCCGCTACTCCTGCTCGTGTCTCTGATTTGGATCAATTCACTCCGGAAAAACCAACTCTATGCGGGTATATTCCTGGGGTTGTTGATCAGCATCAAGCCCAATTTCGCCATCTGGCTGCTGTTGCTCGCCATTGCAGGGAACTGGGCCGCATTAAAGGCTTCGGTCGCTACAATTGCCATCACCGGACTTATCCCGTTGACCCGAATGCCGCCCACGGTTTATCTGCAATGGCTGGAGGCGGCAAATGTGGACAACAAGATATTGTCCATGCCCGGGAACAGCTCTCTAATCGGGCTGACAAGCAGAATCGGTCACCCGGAAATCGGCATGGGTCTGGCTGTCCTGCTCATCCTGATCACCATTTTTCTCATCCACCGTGCCCGCATTAACAAACAGGAAATCCCATCCGAGGTTGTGAATTCCGCGGGTGTTTTGTTGTGCCTGCTCGCCTCTCCCATTTCATGGGCAGGGTATACGATCCTTGCGCTCCCCATCTTTTTCTCGCTAAAAAAATGGGGATTGTCCACAAGCATTGCGGCGGCAATGCTGACCGTCCCCTTCAATTTCATCATGCACTTTTATTATTTGGGTTCGATTAATTTTATATTCTGGGGGTGGTGGTACGGGCTGGCATTGACGATCTGCATGACTTATGTTTTACAAGGTTTATTGCACAGTGACCGCATCGCCGTCAAACGGTCTTGA
- a CDS encoding SET domain-containing protein-lysine N-methyltransferase gives MITTMETVSVKTENKFRTLITKQAYKKGEVICSMPSENIMDKPNRFTVQIARERHTHVGKLAALNHSCDPNVILDTDKMLMIARRDIDKGEELSFFYPSTEWEMQAPFICLCGAANCIHVVAGARFLPLSTLENHYLNPHIRDLMIELLKNTKLHLKNLQEK, from the coding sequence ATGATCACAACAATGGAAACAGTAAGTGTCAAAACAGAAAATAAATTTAGAACCTTAATCACCAAACAAGCCTATAAGAAGGGCGAGGTGATCTGCTCCATGCCCAGCGAGAACATCATGGACAAGCCCAACCGCTTCACCGTCCAGATCGCGCGCGAGCGGCACACCCACGTCGGCAAACTTGCCGCGTTGAACCACTCCTGTGACCCGAACGTGATCCTCGACACTGACAAAATGCTGATGATCGCGCGCCGTGACATCGATAAAGGCGAGGAACTCTCATTCTTCTACCCATCCACGGAATGGGAAATGCAGGCACCCTTCATCTGCCTGTGCGGAGCCGCAAATTGCATCCACGTGGTTGCCGGCGCACGTTTCCTGCCGCTCTCCACACTGGAAAACCACTATCTCAATCCGCACATCCGTGATCTAATGATCGAACTGCTCAAGAATACAAAACTACATCTGAAAAATTTACAGGAAAAGTAG
- a CDS encoding radical SAM protein, whose translation MNSLETLKELSSQMQFEADGEPSASLHAPACYSPKENNHAFTHPAQLPNGQKIVLLKTLLSSACERDCHYCPFRAGRDFRRATFKPDEFAGLFSKMNRVGMAEGVFLSSGLAGGGVRTMDKLLDTAELLRKKHQFRGYVHLKIMPGAEKDQVYRAMQLADRISVNLEAPSTERLARLAPHKIFFEELLRSLKWVEEIRRTVPAYKFWNGKYPSSVTQFVAGGSDESDLELLNTTQWLMKNVHLKRAYFSAFHPVRDTPLENKPAVDPMREHRLYQASFLLRDYGFDLEDLPFTADENLPLHADPKLAWAQMNLIHTPIEINTADKHQLIRIPGIGIKGADAILHARRIKRLRDLASLKRLGIIAERAAPYVLLDGRMPGAQLHLF comes from the coding sequence ATGAACTCGCTGGAAACGCTCAAAGAGTTATCCTCCCAAATGCAATTCGAAGCGGATGGAGAGCCTTCCGCGTCTCTTCACGCTCCAGCCTGCTACTCCCCTAAAGAAAATAACCACGCCTTCACACATCCCGCCCAACTCCCCAACGGGCAGAAAATCGTCCTGCTCAAAACCCTGCTCTCCTCCGCCTGCGAGCGTGATTGCCATTACTGCCCCTTCCGCGCAGGACGCGATTTCCGACGCGCCACGTTCAAGCCAGATGAATTTGCAGGGTTGTTCAGTAAAATGAATCGGGTTGGAATGGCGGAAGGTGTATTCCTCAGCTCCGGGCTGGCGGGAGGCGGAGTCCGTACAATGGACAAGCTTCTTGACACGGCGGAACTTCTGCGAAAGAAGCATCAATTTCGCGGGTATGTCCATCTCAAGATCATGCCCGGCGCGGAGAAGGACCAGGTCTATCGCGCCATGCAGTTGGCAGACCGCATTTCCGTCAACCTCGAAGCGCCCAGCACCGAACGGTTGGCGCGGCTGGCTCCGCACAAGATTTTCTTTGAAGAATTGCTGCGTTCGCTCAAGTGGGTGGAGGAGATCAGACGTACGGTGCCTGCATATAAATTCTGGAACGGTAAATACCCATCCAGCGTCACCCAGTTCGTGGCCGGTGGTTCGGATGAAAGCGACCTCGAACTGCTCAATACCACGCAATGGTTGATGAAGAACGTTCACCTAAAACGCGCCTATTTCTCCGCCTTTCATCCCGTCCGCGATACACCTCTCGAGAACAAGCCGGCCGTGGACCCCATGCGCGAACACCGTTTGTATCAGGCATCTTTCCTTCTGCGCGATTATGGTTTCGACCTCGAAGACCTGCCTTTCACGGCGGATGAAAACCTGCCGCTGCATGCCGACCCCAAACTTGCCTGGGCGCAAATGAACTTGATCCACACCCCCATCGAGATCAACACGGCGGACAAACACCAGTTGATCAGGATCCCCGGCATTGGCATCAAAGGCGCGGATGCAATTCTACATGCAAGAAGGATCAAGCGCCTGCGTGACCTTGCCTCATTGAAAAGACTTGGCATCATCGCCGAACGTGCCGCACCATACGTTCTGCTGGATGGGCGCATGCCCGGCGCGCAGCTCCATTTGTTCTAA
- a CDS encoding 4Fe-4S binding protein, whose translation MCEFCTQHGEGEKWYLTMENYSKDLLDQNRRREYAADFLNGFHKRVPKSIKQLDVIRKTPLMKLAKPVLTHHQKQDHYGQVVPLEDVEKIFEAMVQGAVRLPCVCRRVTTGNMNARYCYGLTMDKQMYDALDDSFNLETLSKEEALESIRKLDKEGLVHSVWTFKTPFIGGLCNCDQDCMAYRITHARRDYPVMFRAEWIAEVAPEVCNGCRLCMRQCQYGAIRYSSNNKKVTIDPAVCYGCGVCRASCSKDAITLSPRESVAEAVGLW comes from the coding sequence ATGTGTGAATTTTGCACGCAGCACGGGGAAGGGGAGAAGTGGTACCTGACGATGGAAAATTATTCCAAAGACCTGCTGGACCAGAATCGGCGGCGGGAGTATGCGGCGGACTTCCTGAACGGATTCCATAAGCGCGTGCCGAAAAGCATTAAGCAGTTGGACGTGATCCGCAAGACGCCGTTGATGAAATTGGCAAAGCCCGTGCTGACGCATCACCAGAAGCAGGATCATTACGGGCAGGTGGTGCCATTGGAGGATGTGGAAAAAATCTTCGAGGCAATGGTACAGGGAGCGGTGCGCCTGCCGTGCGTGTGCCGGCGCGTGACGACAGGGAATATGAACGCGCGCTACTGCTACGGCTTGACGATGGACAAGCAGATGTACGACGCGCTGGACGACTCGTTCAATCTGGAGACGTTATCGAAAGAAGAAGCCCTGGAGTCCATTCGCAAATTGGACAAGGAAGGACTGGTCCATTCGGTGTGGACCTTCAAGACTCCCTTCATCGGCGGTTTGTGCAACTGCGACCAGGACTGCATGGCATACCGCATCACACACGCACGCAGAGATTACCCGGTCATGTTCCGTGCCGAGTGGATCGCGGAGGTCGCGCCCGAGGTGTGCAACGGCTGCCGGCTGTGTATGCGCCAGTGTCAGTATGGGGCGATCCGTTATTCGTCGAACAATAAAAAGGTGACAATCGACCCGGCGGTGTGTTATGGGTGCGGAGTGTGCCGCGCAAGTTGCAGCAAGGATGCGATCACGCTCTCCCCGCGGGAAAGTGTGGCGGAGGCAGTCGGGCTGTGGTGA